The following proteins come from a genomic window of Nocardioides albertanoniae:
- a CDS encoding PP2C family protein-serine/threonine phosphatase produces MTAHPALRAAGATDVGRVREVNEDSFVMLPAVAVVADGMGGHASGDVASALAVGTFQSRFANLTPGRDDILDAVYAANSAITSEADRNPEKQGMGTTLTGVALVEQDGTPQWLVFNVGDSRVYRISSAGVAQMTIDHSEVAGMVEAGMITPDEARVHPLRNVITRSLGTWPAPETDTWTLAVAPDDIFLLCSDGLTGELEDHEILEIAATTLSVGGSIDNLAQRLVDAAVASGGRDNVTVVLVTPPPSLFSTPARPDDSSSESARPEDTSARHE; encoded by the coding sequence ATGACCGCACACCCCGCCCTGCGCGCCGCGGGAGCGACTGACGTCGGCCGGGTCCGCGAAGTGAACGAAGACTCGTTCGTCATGCTGCCCGCGGTGGCCGTCGTGGCCGACGGGATGGGCGGTCACGCCAGCGGCGACGTGGCCAGCGCGCTCGCTGTCGGCACCTTCCAGAGCCGTTTCGCCAACCTCACGCCCGGTCGTGACGACATCCTCGACGCTGTCTACGCCGCCAACTCCGCGATCACCTCCGAGGCCGACCGCAACCCCGAGAAGCAGGGCATGGGCACCACCCTGACCGGGGTGGCGCTGGTGGAGCAGGACGGCACGCCCCAGTGGCTGGTCTTCAACGTCGGCGACTCCCGCGTCTACCGCATCTCCTCGGCCGGCGTCGCCCAGATGACCATCGACCACTCCGAGGTCGCCGGCATGGTCGAGGCGGGGATGATCACGCCCGACGAGGCGCGCGTCCACCCGCTGCGCAACGTCATCACCCGGTCGCTCGGCACCTGGCCCGCCCCCGAGACCGACACCTGGACCCTCGCGGTGGCGCCCGACGACATCTTCCTGCTCTGCTCCGACGGTCTCACCGGCGAGCTCGAAGACCACGAGATCCTCGAGATCGCGGCCACGACGCTGAGCGTGGGTGGCAGCATCGACAATCTCGCCCAGCGGCTGGTGGATGCGGCGGTTGCCTCCGGTGGGCGCGACAATGTCACTGTGGTACTCGTGACGCCCCCGCCCTCGCTCTTCAGCACGCCCGCACGACCTGATGACTCGTCGTCGGAATCCGCACGCCCCGAGGACACCTCCGCGCGTCATGAGTGA
- a CDS encoding FHA domain-containing protein, whose translation MSDLATYCAGHWLALKGQQCWALVQLGPGDPRVVGVQTALADPRPVDAIAGLLSADGARAPGFALVAREGNRVRYAVRSPAKVTAVVNEVPVFVDGIDVAGSWADGHFAAVPERVELANGAWGGMEEDRPLTDTAHARSLDVVFDPAGAAPVDSTVVPLDHTIRRSDLAVSPPPPPGSAGFAPGLPSGPPAAVPPPASPPPAEPKKGLIDGLPWRKKGAKKTNPNAWGPPDRQPSAPPPSAPPPGPPPPVPPMPAAPRPSAPMPPAPVQPAPVQPPPVQPPPVQPSVPNDMATRVRDSPTPTPTPLPPEGGPTVWAVYCSQGHASPPYSPQCRICRTTLPPHQQPVSVPRPALGQLKLGDGRVVILDRGAIFGRSPRAESGGHTGAGGVPPHLVKVMLPDISRLHTEVRLEEWQVLVRDLGSANGSYLTLPGGRPQQMRPMEEYALEPGAVVSLAGSINVTFEVLG comes from the coding sequence ATGAGTGATCTCGCCACCTACTGTGCAGGGCACTGGCTGGCGTTGAAGGGGCAGCAGTGCTGGGCACTCGTGCAGCTCGGCCCCGGTGACCCCCGGGTCGTGGGTGTGCAGACGGCTCTCGCCGACCCTCGACCGGTCGACGCGATCGCCGGGCTCCTCTCCGCCGACGGCGCGCGGGCGCCCGGCTTCGCGCTCGTCGCGCGCGAGGGCAACCGGGTGCGCTACGCCGTACGCTCGCCGGCCAAGGTGACCGCGGTGGTCAACGAGGTGCCGGTCTTCGTCGACGGCATCGACGTCGCGGGCAGCTGGGCCGACGGCCACTTCGCCGCGGTGCCCGAGCGGGTCGAGCTCGCCAACGGCGCCTGGGGCGGGATGGAAGAGGACCGGCCCCTCACCGACACCGCCCACGCCCGGTCGCTCGACGTCGTCTTCGACCCCGCCGGCGCGGCCCCGGTCGACTCGACCGTGGTGCCGCTCGACCACACCATCAGGCGCTCCGACCTCGCCGTCTCCCCGCCGCCCCCGCCCGGCTCGGCCGGTTTCGCGCCGGGCCTGCCGAGCGGCCCGCCCGCTGCGGTGCCGCCGCCGGCCTCCCCACCGCCGGCCGAGCCCAAGAAGGGGCTCATCGACGGCCTCCCGTGGCGCAAGAAGGGTGCCAAGAAGACCAACCCGAACGCCTGGGGTCCGCCCGACCGGCAGCCCTCCGCGCCGCCTCCTTCCGCTCCCCCGCCCGGGCCTCCGCCCCCGGTGCCGCCCATGCCGGCTGCTCCGCGGCCGTCCGCTCCGATGCCGCCGGCTCCGGTGCAGCCTGCCCCCGTGCAGCCGCCTCCGGTGCAGCCGCCCCCTGTGCAGCCGTCGGTGCCGAACGACATGGCCACCCGCGTGCGCGACAGCCCGACCCCGACGCCGACACCGCTGCCGCCCGAGGGCGGGCCGACGGTGTGGGCGGTCTACTGCTCGCAAGGCCACGCCTCGCCGCCCTACTCGCCCCAGTGCCGCATCTGCCGCACCACGCTGCCGCCGCACCAGCAGCCGGTCTCGGTGCCGCGGCCCGCGCTCGGCCAGCTCAAGCTGGGTGATGGGCGCGTGGTGATCCTCGACCGTGGTGCGATCTTCGGGCGCTCCCCGCGCGCGGAGTCCGGCGGCCACACCGGGGCCGGCGGCGTACCGCCTCATCTGGTGAAGGTGATGCTGCCCGACATCAGCCGGCTCCACACCGAGGTGCGGCTGGAGGAGTGGCAGGTGCTCGTGCGCGACCTCGGCTCCGCCAACGGCTCCTACCTGACCCTGCCCGGCGGGCGACCACAGCAGATGCGGCCGATGGAGGAGTACGCCCTCGAGCCCGGTGCCGTGGTGAGCCTGGCCGGCTCGATCAACGTCACCTTCGAGGTGCTCGGGTGA
- a CDS encoding Ig-like domain-containing protein, whose amino-acid sequence MARFGMAPGWMRRHRTAIASWLALAVVAGGLTVYAMRSTGYPVHKADLDDGGIWVTNQSWGTLGRQNRPVAQLDGVVWAGNEAGSRAERAGLDVVQNGIAVASVDRDARTITPVNTKLAEGLDDDAVTVKDSRVVMGGETIGVAEQKTGKVWLTSVDPTVGAGDLSDLSGSTKPIKTVGADTVLTVGTDGTAYAVSAAERTLTEFAPENDGFADPEETKLPKAPEYAETPTSATVVGHEVVTLDKAGWLLGASKGSDIAEDFGDTAESAVLQQPSDKAKEVLVGDATGLKAVDVGNGEIRHVAESAGDPAAPVRLGDCVFGAWANGSTGSVATQCGEGEPVLGEIPALGPAAELEFRINRGQLVLNDLRNGDVWEIDGANIKKISNWEAFQPQTQQKNQKKDKKQQQTKAAQAPKAKDDQLGARAGRTTVLHVLDNDSSAKDSILSVVSVGKASVKGVEATIAPDRQSILVTTPESAKGKKTSFKYTVDDGLKGKAGQDDATVDLKIQGEGGTGKPTLREHYTPTDYTVAAGGTVEIPVVGDWRDERYGDPVTAQKPSASKGKASVTPDGLLRFTADPDASGTEKLGYEVSTGGKTAKNKVQIDVVGGANTASPEPKDDVAEGTQGSWVTIRPLDNDIPGADPSNLDASLTLAGDVPPKGGLEVSTDRETGVVRARGSSPGTYQLSYNAGFGAAKPAAANIRVDVKPASQAADEPIATPDTTAVLGTSTRTLDVLANDYDSQGRLLAVTHAEPVGDSDLTVAVLDGRWLRIQASKPDIDPATQAIRYTISNGAAEAEGSVTVSQRPALRGAENAPEAVDDEATVRAADSVSIPVLDNDSTPSGDPVGLVVDQTIETKGQLQVLGQPAVGEAYIDGNRVRYVAPDDVKSPVDVDVRYVVENTGDPSAERSSGNIRIHVKPLPRKKADNSAPAPKALESRVVQGDEVTLRLPTVGTDADGDSVSVTRIGSAPSNGRILAHGANTITYQAFPNAAGTDEFTYEVSDPFGAVATGTARVAVVAPGAPQKPVAVDDLVTLDPSKKLTYDVLANDLRTPGTDLHLAATDQTEGSGVTQRSDGIVTVEGGADGPFQHVPYRATTGLHEDTGELAIRYQEGYDNPPMAGIVVAHPEGDSSTTEVDVMTKVTDIDDSLDDLAVDDVKGPSVGEDESKPKIDGGKVTLPVGDTTRVWTYRVTDPDGAQAVGSIYVPARPKDAPYLKAGSELQLDPGETKNVDITDYVEDPEGDPVVLTTTDKIEAAPEGMLNTGDTTATTVKVTAGETKGPANLTFEVADREKITSADAHLSVISLPVQVGKEEPEINCPSTPVEVPESGDGALVDIAAICHVWTADPADADDLDFTADVGDGLDGVDVKPEDGGLRLIAEHADAGAQGALEIGIEGSDAKGQLLVSVIALPPPSLSPIKPLQTEAGKPVTIDLARYLQTPVPSGSQEIAITKLQPMDGAPEMAKTSGSKIKFDTPAEGHGHYRYAIEVSDSGKDSKRVKATGVIEVDVIDVPGAATGLRTTSDFLSNVVALSWNAPKDNGDDPIQRYEVEANGDHVQDCPSTSCRITGLKNGVVYDFKVRAVNSVGPSREWSNSAEGEPDAYTGPVQNLRVNRQRDHKVELSWAKPAECDCSDVQKYRISWPGGGIKDISAGQTTYAASVATNGDPVQFTVMPLNDKGVKTNKGPSSTVEGMGAGKPDTPATPTFDWANTANNSGKAVTVSWSPVAANGPAPVSYEVRRTGGSGEKIVCSWVTATSCRDDVANDGTVYTYAVRARNAEATSPRETGGGGSPEAHISSYSAGGKVEAAATPDAVSFASATPTGTNGQAKIVFTPKASHGKTNRVECVRNGSSCGSWTYPPGGAGQQTKTISGFSNGTSTPVTLHACNDSAGGTGAGNSCGPDSTKNVTTYGPLGTPSISASVDGNKVNWRVSYNPNGNAATVTVKRGGTVVDSFTTGTGAASRSGTDTAPNWDTAYTYKVTISDSSPSRASKSDSVNVRTAKPPDPTMKVNKAGECSGSSCPKPETQCGGTCWYVGSTITDPAFEGKTWKCDTSATAGTWNVTIGRDGSGSGSGSGWVGANTPFTVTCTADGRPTQRKTVTW is encoded by the coding sequence GTGGCACGTTTCGGGATGGCGCCCGGTTGGATGCGGCGTCATCGCACGGCCATCGCGTCGTGGCTCGCACTGGCGGTCGTCGCCGGCGGTCTGACCGTCTACGCGATGCGCTCCACCGGCTACCCCGTGCACAAGGCCGACCTCGACGACGGCGGCATCTGGGTGACCAACCAGTCGTGGGGCACCTTGGGCCGGCAGAACCGGCCCGTCGCGCAGCTCGACGGTGTCGTCTGGGCCGGCAACGAGGCCGGCTCGCGCGCCGAGCGCGCAGGTCTCGACGTCGTGCAGAACGGCATCGCGGTGGCCTCGGTCGACCGCGACGCCCGCACGATCACCCCGGTCAACACCAAGCTCGCCGAAGGCCTCGACGACGATGCGGTGACGGTCAAGGACAGCCGTGTGGTGATGGGCGGTGAGACCATCGGTGTCGCCGAGCAGAAGACCGGCAAGGTCTGGCTCACCTCCGTCGACCCCACCGTCGGCGCCGGTGACCTCTCCGACCTCTCCGGCTCCACCAAGCCCATCAAGACCGTCGGCGCCGACACGGTGCTCACCGTCGGCACCGACGGCACCGCGTACGCCGTCTCTGCGGCTGAACGCACCCTGACCGAGTTCGCGCCCGAGAACGACGGGTTCGCCGACCCCGAGGAGACCAAGCTCCCGAAGGCGCCCGAGTATGCGGAGACCCCGACCTCGGCGACCGTCGTCGGTCACGAGGTCGTCACGCTCGACAAGGCGGGTTGGCTGCTCGGCGCCTCGAAGGGCTCCGACATCGCCGAGGACTTCGGCGACACGGCCGAGAGCGCGGTGCTCCAGCAGCCCTCGGACAAGGCCAAGGAGGTGCTCGTCGGAGACGCGACCGGCCTGAAGGCCGTCGACGTGGGCAACGGCGAGATCCGGCACGTCGCCGAGTCCGCCGGCGACCCCGCGGCCCCGGTCAGGCTCGGCGACTGCGTCTTCGGTGCCTGGGCCAACGGCTCGACCGGTTCGGTCGCCACCCAGTGCGGCGAGGGTGAGCCGGTGCTGGGCGAGATCCCCGCGCTCGGTCCTGCCGCCGAGCTGGAGTTCCGGATCAACCGCGGCCAGCTGGTGCTCAACGACCTGCGCAACGGTGATGTCTGGGAGATCGACGGCGCCAACATCAAGAAGATCTCCAACTGGGAGGCGTTCCAGCCCCAGACGCAGCAGAAGAACCAGAAGAAGGACAAGAAGCAGCAGCAGACCAAGGCCGCCCAGGCGCCGAAGGCGAAGGACGACCAGCTCGGCGCCCGCGCCGGGCGCACCACGGTGCTGCACGTGCTCGACAACGACTCCTCGGCCAAGGACTCGATCCTGAGCGTCGTCTCGGTCGGCAAGGCCTCCGTCAAGGGCGTCGAGGCCACCATCGCCCCCGACCGGCAGTCGATCCTGGTGACCACGCCCGAGTCGGCCAAGGGCAAGAAGACCAGCTTCAAATACACGGTCGACGACGGCCTCAAGGGCAAGGCCGGGCAGGACGACGCCACCGTCGACCTCAAGATCCAGGGCGAGGGCGGCACCGGCAAGCCGACGCTGCGTGAGCACTACACGCCGACCGACTACACCGTCGCCGCCGGCGGCACCGTCGAGATCCCGGTGGTCGGCGACTGGCGCGACGAGCGCTACGGCGACCCGGTCACCGCCCAGAAGCCGAGCGCCTCCAAGGGCAAGGCCAGCGTCACCCCGGACGGTCTGCTGCGGTTCACCGCCGACCCCGACGCCTCGGGCACCGAGAAGCTCGGCTACGAGGTCAGCACCGGCGGCAAGACGGCCAAGAACAAGGTGCAGATCGACGTCGTCGGTGGCGCCAACACCGCCTCGCCCGAGCCGAAGGACGACGTCGCCGAAGGCACCCAGGGGTCGTGGGTCACGATCCGGCCGCTCGACAACGACATCCCCGGCGCCGACCCCTCCAACCTCGACGCCTCGCTCACGCTGGCCGGCGACGTACCACCGAAGGGGGGACTCGAGGTGAGCACCGACCGGGAGACCGGGGTGGTGCGGGCGCGAGGAAGCTCGCCGGGCACCTACCAGCTCAGCTACAACGCCGGGTTCGGCGCGGCCAAGCCCGCCGCGGCGAACATCCGGGTCGACGTCAAACCTGCCTCGCAGGCGGCCGACGAGCCGATCGCGACGCCGGACACCACGGCCGTGCTCGGCACCTCGACCCGCACCCTCGACGTGCTCGCCAACGACTACGACTCCCAGGGCCGTCTGCTGGCGGTGACCCACGCCGAGCCGGTCGGCGACAGCGACCTGACGGTCGCGGTGCTCGACGGCAGATGGCTGCGGATCCAGGCCTCCAAGCCCGACATCGACCCCGCCACGCAGGCGATCCGCTACACGATCAGCAACGGCGCCGCCGAGGCTGAGGGATCGGTCACGGTGAGTCAGCGCCCGGCGCTGCGCGGCGCCGAGAACGCACCCGAGGCGGTCGACGACGAGGCCACGGTGAGAGCGGCCGACTCCGTCTCCATCCCCGTGCTCGACAACGACTCGACGCCGTCCGGCGACCCGGTCGGCCTGGTCGTCGACCAGACCATCGAGACCAAGGGCCAGCTGCAGGTGCTGGGCCAGCCGGCGGTCGGCGAGGCCTACATCGATGGCAACCGGGTGCGCTACGTCGCGCCCGACGACGTGAAGAGCCCGGTCGACGTCGACGTCCGCTACGTCGTGGAGAACACCGGCGACCCCTCCGCGGAGCGGTCCTCGGGCAACATCCGCATCCACGTGAAGCCGCTGCCGCGCAAGAAGGCCGACAACTCCGCGCCCGCGCCGAAGGCACTGGAGTCGCGCGTGGTGCAGGGCGACGAGGTCACGCTGCGGCTGCCCACCGTCGGCACCGACGCCGACGGCGACTCGGTCTCGGTGACGCGCATCGGCAGCGCGCCCTCCAACGGCCGCATCCTCGCCCACGGCGCCAACACGATCACCTATCAGGCCTTCCCGAACGCCGCCGGCACCGACGAGTTCACCTACGAGGTCAGCGACCCGTTCGGAGCGGTCGCGACCGGCACCGCACGTGTCGCCGTCGTCGCGCCGGGCGCGCCGCAGAAGCCGGTCGCCGTCGACGACCTGGTCACGCTCGACCCGTCGAAGAAGCTGACCTACGACGTGCTCGCCAACGACCTGCGTACGCCGGGCACCGATCTGCATCTGGCCGCGACCGACCAGACCGAGGGCTCGGGCGTCACGCAGCGCTCCGACGGCATCGTCACGGTCGAGGGCGGAGCCGACGGACCGTTCCAGCACGTGCCCTACCGCGCCACCACCGGTCTCCACGAAGACACCGGCGAGCTCGCGATCCGCTATCAGGAGGGCTACGACAACCCGCCGATGGCGGGCATCGTGGTCGCCCACCCGGAGGGTGACTCCTCCACCACCGAGGTCGACGTGATGACCAAGGTGACCGACATCGACGACTCGCTCGACGACCTCGCCGTCGACGACGTCAAGGGCCCCTCGGTCGGTGAGGACGAGTCGAAGCCGAAGATCGACGGCGGCAAGGTGACCCTCCCGGTCGGCGACACGACCCGGGTGTGGACCTACCGCGTCACCGACCCCGACGGCGCCCAGGCGGTCGGCTCCATCTACGTCCCGGCCCGTCCGAAGGACGCCCCCTACCTGAAGGCCGGCTCCGAGCTGCAGCTCGACCCGGGCGAGACGAAGAACGTCGACATCACCGACTACGTCGAAGACCCCGAGGGCGACCCGGTGGTGCTCACCACCACCGACAAGATCGAGGCCGCCCCCGAGGGGATGCTCAACACCGGTGACACCACCGCGACGACCGTGAAGGTGACCGCCGGCGAGACCAAGGGTCCGGCCAACCTGACCTTCGAGGTCGCCGACCGGGAGAAGATCACCTCGGCCGACGCCCACCTCTCGGTGATCTCGTTGCCGGTGCAGGTCGGCAAGGAGGAGCCGGAGATCAACTGTCCGAGCACTCCGGTCGAGGTGCCCGAGAGCGGTGACGGCGCTCTGGTCGACATCGCCGCGATCTGCCATGTGTGGACCGCCGACCCCGCCGATGCCGACGACCTCGACTTCACCGCCGACGTGGGCGACGGGCTCGACGGTGTCGACGTCAAGCCCGAGGACGGCGGCCTGCGGCTCATCGCCGAGCACGCCGACGCCGGCGCCCAGGGTGCTCTCGAGATCGGCATCGAGGGCTCCGACGCGAAGGGCCAGCTCCTGGTCAGCGTGATCGCGCTGCCGCCGCCCAGCCTCTCGCCCATCAAGCCGCTGCAGACCGAGGCCGGCAAGCCGGTCACCATCGACCTGGCCCGCTATCTGCAGACACCGGTGCCGTCGGGGTCGCAGGAGATCGCGATCACCAAGCTCCAGCCGATGGACGGCGCCCCGGAGATGGCCAAGACCAGCGGCTCCAAGATCAAGTTCGACACCCCTGCCGAGGGGCACGGCCACTACCGCTACGCGATCGAGGTCAGCGACTCCGGCAAGGACTCCAAACGGGTCAAGGCCACCGGTGTCATCGAGGTCGACGTCATCGACGTGCCCGGTGCGGCCACGGGGCTGCGTACGACCTCCGACTTCCTCTCCAACGTGGTCGCGCTGTCGTGGAACGCGCCGAAGGACAACGGTGACGACCCGATCCAGCGCTACGAGGTCGAGGCCAACGGCGACCACGTGCAGGACTGCCCGTCGACGTCGTGCCGCATCACCGGGTTGAAGAACGGCGTCGTCTACGACTTCAAGGTGCGGGCGGTGAACTCCGTCGGCCCGAGCCGCGAGTGGAGCAACTCGGCCGAGGGCGAGCCCGACGCCTACACCGGCCCGGTGCAGAACCTGCGGGTCAACCGCCAGCGCGACCACAAGGTCGAGCTGAGCTGGGCGAAGCCGGCCGAGTGCGACTGCTCCGACGTGCAGAAGTACCGGATCAGCTGGCCGGGCGGCGGCATCAAGGACATCTCCGCAGGTCAGACGACCTATGCGGCGTCGGTCGCTACCAACGGTGACCCGGTGCAGTTCACCGTGATGCCGCTCAACGACAAGGGCGTGAAGACCAACAAGGGGCCCTCCTCGACGGTCGAGGGCATGGGCGCCGGCAAACCGGACACCCCAGCCACCCCGACCTTCGACTGGGCTAACACCGCCAACAACTCGGGCAAGGCGGTGACCGTCTCCTGGAGCCCGGTGGCAGCCAACGGCCCGGCCCCCGTCAGCTACGAGGTGCGCCGCACCGGCGGCTCCGGGGAGAAGATCGTCTGCTCCTGGGTGACGGCGACGAGCTGTCGCGACGACGTCGCCAACGACGGCACCGTCTACACCTACGCGGTCCGGGCTCGCAACGCGGAGGCCACCTCGCCACGCGAGACCGGCGGCGGTGGGTCGCCGGAGGCTCACATCTCCAGCTACTCCGCCGGCGGCAAGGTCGAGGCGGCCGCGACGCCCGACGCGGTCTCCTTCGCCAGCGCCACCCCGACCGGCACCAACGGTCAGGCCAAGATCGTCTTCACGCCGAAGGCATCCCACGGCAAGACCAACCGGGTCGAGTGCGTACGCAACGGCTCCTCGTGCGGGTCGTGGACCTATCCGCCCGGTGGCGCTGGGCAGCAGACCAAGACGATCAGCGGGTTCTCCAACGGCACCTCGACGCCGGTGACGCTGCACGCGTGCAACGACTCCGCCGGCGGCACCGGCGCCGGAAACTCCTGCGGGCCCGACTCGACGAAGAACGTCACCACCTACGGCCCGCTGGGCACACCCTCGATCTCGGCGAGCGTCGACGGCAACAAGGTCAACTGGCGGGTCAGCTACAACCCCAACGGCAACGCCGCCACCGTCACGGTGAAGCGGGGCGGCACCGTGGTCGACAGCTTCACCACCGGCACCGGTGCGGCTTCGCGCTCGGGCACCGACACCGCGCCCAACTGGGACACCGCCTACACCTACAAGGTGACCATCAGCGACAGCTCGCCGTCACGAGCCAGCAAGTCCGACTCGGTCAACGTACGCACCGCCAAGCCGCCCGACCCGACGATGAAGGTGAACAAGGCCGGCGAGTGCTCGGGCAGCTCCTGCCCGAAGCCGGAGACCCAGTGCGGTGGCACCTGCTGGTATGTCGGCTCGACGATCACCGACCCCGCGTTCGAGGGGAAGACCTGGAAGTGCGACACCAGCGCGACCGCCGGCACCTGGAACGTGACCATCGGGCGCGATGGCTCGGGATCGGGCAGCGGCAGCGGCTGGGTCGGCGCCAACACTCCGTTCACCGTGACCTGCACAGCCGATGGGCGACCGACTCAGAGAAAGACCGTTACGTGGTAG
- a CDS encoding AAA family ATPase: protein MTVTQEQARWFHDTFEKLADNVEKAVLGKRNVIRLVLTALLSEGHLLLEDYPGTGKTQLARALANTVQGSHARIQFTPDLLPSDVTGVTVYDQGKGSFEFHPGPIFHSIVLADEINRASPKTQSALLEVMEEGRVTVDGATREVGRPFMVIATQNPIEQAGTYRLPEAQLDRFLMKTSVGYPDQNATVELLMNSSVRDRATLVTPIITAPTVTQMAEMADQVYIDQAIVAYVSALIDASRRHKHVRLGASMRGCLALVRTAKVWALAEGRSQVLPDDIKALAEPVLSHRLILDPEAMFNGITVEDVIGDLLTSVPAPTERVA from the coding sequence ATGACCGTCACCCAAGAGCAGGCCCGTTGGTTCCACGACACCTTCGAGAAGCTTGCCGACAACGTCGAGAAGGCGGTGCTGGGCAAGCGCAACGTGATCCGCCTGGTGCTGACCGCGCTGCTCTCCGAGGGCCACCTGCTGCTCGAGGACTACCCCGGCACGGGCAAGACCCAGCTCGCTCGCGCGCTGGCCAACACCGTGCAGGGCTCGCACGCCCGCATCCAGTTCACGCCCGACCTGCTCCCGAGCGACGTCACCGGTGTCACGGTCTACGACCAGGGCAAGGGCTCCTTCGAGTTCCACCCGGGCCCGATCTTCCACTCGATCGTGCTCGCCGACGAGATCAACCGTGCCTCCCCGAAGACCCAGTCGGCGCTGCTGGAGGTCATGGAGGAGGGCCGGGTCACCGTCGACGGCGCCACCCGTGAGGTCGGCCGACCGTTCATGGTGATCGCGACCCAGAACCCGATCGAGCAGGCCGGCACCTACCGGCTGCCCGAGGCGCAGCTCGACCGCTTCCTGATGAAGACCTCGGTGGGCTACCCCGACCAGAACGCGACGGTCGAGCTGCTGATGAACTCCTCGGTGCGCGACCGCGCCACCCTGGTCACCCCGATCATCACCGCGCCGACGGTCACCCAGATGGCGGAGATGGCCGATCAGGTCTACATCGACCAGGCGATCGTCGCCTATGTCTCCGCGCTGATCGACGCGTCGCGCCGTCACAAGCACGTACGCCTCGGCGCCTCGATGCGTGGCTGCCTCGCGCTGGTGCGCACCGCCAAGGTCTGGGCGCTGGCCGAGGGCCGCTCGCAGGTGCTGCCCGACGACATCAAGGCGCTCGCCGAGCCGGTGCTCTCGCACCGTCTGATCCTCGACCCGGAGGCGATGTTCAACGGCATCACCGTCGAGGACGTCATCGGCGACCTGCTCACCTCGGTCCCGGCTCCCACCGAGCGTGTCGCCTGA
- a CDS encoding DUF58 domain-containing protein, whose translation MSRPSVGNIVADLRKRLGPLGAGAAAAYTFVADRVGPWFRTVTPIGWGALLVGALAWVAAAALGWIEAAVVALAALFLVIAAAFFMIGRTRLTVATVVEPPRVSVGQALTGELRARNDARGPLVSTSLEFPIGAGGVTYDLPMLMPGGEHTELFVVPTQRRGVIDVGPVRTVRGDPLGLFRRVQEWTDRTEVFVHPRTTHLEPFGVGLVRDLEGSTAQNTSMSDLAFHALREYVPGDDLRHIHWRSSARHGQLLVRQFLDTRRSHIVVIVDSSPTSYDSEEEYESAMSIAGSLLRRGLLDEFDVSFATGDVMLVRATAAAGGGRTALDACARATPQHANLTEITAEAARQAPDASLVMLVTGRYPEFVALQRAAGQFSVDATTVAVRVDTSQRAGFKAVADLPMLTVPDLDQLPIVLSKGLAG comes from the coding sequence ATGAGTCGCCCGAGCGTCGGCAACATCGTTGCCGACCTGCGCAAACGCCTCGGCCCGCTGGGGGCCGGGGCGGCTGCGGCATACACGTTCGTCGCCGACCGGGTCGGTCCGTGGTTCCGCACGGTGACCCCGATCGGCTGGGGTGCCCTGCTCGTGGGCGCGCTCGCGTGGGTCGCCGCAGCGGCGCTCGGCTGGATCGAGGCGGCGGTGGTGGCGCTGGCCGCGCTGTTCCTCGTGATCGCCGCGGCCTTCTTCATGATCGGCCGCACCCGGCTGACGGTGGCGACCGTGGTGGAGCCGCCGCGGGTCTCGGTCGGGCAGGCGCTGACCGGCGAGCTGCGTGCCCGCAACGACGCCCGCGGCCCGCTCGTCTCGACGAGCCTGGAGTTCCCCATCGGCGCCGGCGGCGTCACCTACGACCTGCCGATGCTGATGCCCGGGGGTGAGCACACCGAGCTGTTCGTGGTGCCCACCCAGCGGCGCGGCGTCATCGACGTCGGCCCCGTCCGCACGGTGCGCGGCGACCCGCTCGGACTCTTCCGGCGGGTGCAGGAGTGGACCGACCGCACCGAGGTCTTCGTGCACCCGCGTACGACGCACCTGGAGCCGTTCGGGGTCGGGCTCGTGCGTGACCTCGAGGGGTCGACGGCGCAGAACACCTCGATGAGCGACCTGGCCTTCCACGCGCTGCGCGAGTACGTGCCCGGCGACGACCTGCGCCACATCCACTGGCGCTCGTCGGCCCGCCACGGGCAGCTGCTGGTGCGACAGTTCCTCGACACCCGGCGCTCCCACATCGTCGTCATCGTCGACTCCTCGCCGACCTCCTACGACTCCGAGGAGGAGTACGAGTCCGCGATGTCGATCGCCGGCTCGCTGCTGCGCCGCGGTCTCCTCGACGAGTTCGACGTCTCGTTCGCCACCGGCGACGTGATGCTGGTGCGGGCCACCGCGGCCGCCGGCGGCGGGCGTACGGCGCTCGACGCCTGCGCGCGGGCGACCCCTCAGCACGCCAACCTGACCGAGATCACCGCCGAGGCGGCCCGGCAGGCGCCGGACGCGTCGCTGGTGATGCTGGTGACCGGCCGCTACCCGGAGTTCGTGGCGCTGCAGCGCGCCGCCGGACAGTTCTCCGTCGACGCCACTACGGTCGCGGTGCGGGTCGACACCTCGCAGCGGGCGGGCTTCAAGGCCGTCGCCGACCTGCCGATGCTCACCGTCCCCGATCTGGACCAGCTCCCGATCGTGCTGTCGAAGGGGCTCGCAGGATGA